The proteins below are encoded in one region of Amycolatopsis acidiphila:
- a CDS encoding FAD-dependent oxidoreductase, which yields MSSAVRHAEIAGGGLAGLTVATALAQRGWSVRVHERGRELREIGAGIFVWENALRVLEEIGAYDEATSRAERISSWRLYDERRRLIQDDWMKGDQTRLFTVLRTDLHRALADAAIRAGVEVVTSSLVAGATPEGELLLESGQTHRADLVVGADGVGSPVRNSVGLNLAVRDLEDGCGRHLIPRLPQDPVNHALEYWNGGRRVGIVPVTPDQVYVYTCCPASDLAGREKPLDKKSWVRSFPALRDVIERIPEASRWASFSDVRCHGWVKGRVAVIGDAASAMSPNLGQAACLAMTNGYALALMLDGAADVPDALRAWESRQRPVTDATQRYSRLYGKVGTRWPRPLADVRSALVWVAGRSKTWQERVNVAAHQGAQLVRQGYRD from the coding sequence ATGTCGTCTGCAGTTCGTCACGCGGAGATCGCCGGGGGTGGCCTCGCGGGGCTGACCGTGGCCACCGCACTCGCCCAGCGTGGCTGGAGCGTCCGGGTCCACGAGCGTGGCCGCGAGCTGCGGGAGATCGGCGCCGGGATCTTCGTATGGGAGAACGCCCTGCGGGTGCTCGAGGAGATCGGCGCGTACGACGAGGCCACCAGCCGGGCCGAGCGAATCTCCAGCTGGCGGCTGTACGACGAACGCCGGCGGCTCATCCAGGACGACTGGATGAAGGGCGATCAGACGCGCCTGTTCACGGTGCTGCGTACCGATCTGCACCGCGCCCTGGCCGACGCGGCGATCCGGGCCGGCGTCGAGGTCGTGACGAGCTCGCTCGTCGCCGGGGCCACCCCGGAGGGCGAACTGCTGCTGGAATCGGGACAGACCCACCGGGCCGACCTGGTGGTCGGCGCGGACGGCGTCGGCTCGCCGGTGCGAAACTCGGTCGGACTGAACCTGGCCGTGCGAGATCTGGAGGACGGCTGCGGCCGCCACCTCATCCCCCGCCTGCCGCAGGACCCGGTCAACCACGCCCTGGAGTACTGGAACGGCGGTCGCCGGGTGGGCATCGTCCCCGTCACCCCGGACCAGGTCTACGTCTACACCTGCTGCCCCGCCAGTGACCTCGCCGGCCGGGAGAAGCCGCTCGACAAGAAGTCATGGGTGCGCTCGTTTCCCGCCCTGCGCGACGTCATCGAACGGATCCCGGAGGCCTCGCGATGGGCGTCGTTCTCCGATGTCCGATGCCACGGCTGGGTCAAGGGACGCGTCGCGGTCATCGGTGACGCGGCGAGTGCGATGTCGCCGAACCTCGGCCAGGCGGCCTGCCTGGCGATGACCAACGGGTACGCGCTCGCACTGATGCTGGACGGTGCGGCGGACGTGCCGGATGCGTTGCGCGCCTGGGAATCCCGGCAGCGGCCGGTCACCGACGCGACGCAGCGGTACTCGCGGCTCTACGGCAAGGTCGGCACTCGCTGGCCGAGGCCGCTGGCCGACGTCCGCTCGGCGCTGGTCTGGGTCGCCGGCCGGTCCAAGACCTGGCAGGAGCGGGTCAACGTGGCGGCGCACCAAGGCGCTCAGCTGGTCCGGCAGGGATACCGCGACTGA
- a CDS encoding LLM class flavin-dependent oxidoreductase: MRFSIFHNLGAPGRLGEYDVVMNEARDFARAADEAGFWSIWYSEHHFGHEGFEITPNPVLMGVDIAAHTRNIRIGQAANIATFWHPLRLAEDLAMLDHLSGGRLEVGVGRGLYGREALNLNPSADPRDQERNRALFEETVAILQKAWANEFFAHHGEFYDFPAPGVKWQHPMSPATPEFTNAEHEITKMALSPRTLQQPHPPLWQVIDSPRSIESAARNNFHGIFWLPPVSALKGRFELYRDVASETQGRDVPLGEGIALVRDVYVADTMEQARAEFEEAVMTSYRWITHWRGLGNLMEEGEELTDGHRLDFDFLLSRNQLVGTPEFVAEKIEELRSEISLEHLLLWTTHPGLPHRNARRSLDLFAEKVMPQFAGLAGALR, from the coding sequence ATGCGCTTTTCGATCTTCCACAACCTCGGCGCCCCCGGCCGCCTCGGCGAGTACGACGTCGTCATGAACGAGGCCCGGGACTTCGCCAGGGCCGCCGACGAGGCCGGGTTCTGGTCCATCTGGTACAGCGAGCACCACTTCGGGCACGAGGGCTTCGAGATCACTCCGAACCCCGTTCTGATGGGTGTCGACATCGCCGCGCACACACGGAACATCCGGATCGGGCAGGCGGCGAACATCGCCACCTTCTGGCATCCCCTCCGCCTGGCCGAGGACCTCGCGATGCTCGACCACCTTTCCGGCGGCCGACTCGAGGTCGGCGTCGGCCGCGGCCTGTACGGCCGGGAGGCGCTCAACCTCAACCCGAGCGCGGACCCGCGTGACCAGGAACGCAACCGGGCACTGTTCGAAGAGACGGTCGCCATCCTGCAGAAGGCGTGGGCGAACGAGTTCTTCGCGCACCACGGGGAGTTCTACGACTTCCCGGCACCAGGGGTGAAGTGGCAACATCCGATGTCGCCGGCGACGCCGGAGTTCACCAACGCCGAGCACGAGATCACGAAAATGGCGCTGTCGCCGCGAACCCTGCAGCAGCCGCACCCTCCACTGTGGCAGGTCATCGACAGCCCGCGCTCGATCGAATCGGCCGCACGCAACAACTTCCACGGAATCTTCTGGCTGCCTCCGGTCTCCGCACTCAAGGGCCGGTTCGAGCTCTACCGTGACGTCGCGTCCGAGACGCAGGGTCGGGACGTGCCGCTCGGCGAGGGCATCGCACTCGTGCGAGACGTCTACGTCGCCGACACCATGGAACAGGCGCGCGCCGAGTTCGAGGAAGCGGTGATGACCAGCTACCGGTGGATCACGCACTGGCGGGGCCTCGGCAACCTCATGGAGGAAGGTGAGGAGCTGACGGACGGCCACCGGCTGGACTTCGACTTCCTGCTCTCTCGCAACCAGCTCGTCGGCACGCCGGAGTTCGTCGCGGAGAAGATCGAAGAGCTGCGCTCGGAGATCTCGCTGGAACACCTGCTGTTGTGGACGACCCACCCCGGCCTGCCCCACCGCAACGCACGCCGGAGCCTGGACCTGTTCGCCGAGAAGGTCATGCCCCAGTTCGCGGGGCTGGCCGGCGCGCTGCGATGA
- a CDS encoding amino acid synthesis family protein, with amino-acid sequence MKVRKTVTQVEETITENGRPVDPPSRIAVVLAVIENPWHGAGYVEDLLPAIDDVAPALGALLAPLVVEALGRPVEAYGKAAIVGLGGEVEHGSGLIHTLKFGNFFRDAANATTLLPAVEKVAPAGVSFDIPLKHVTDATIRSHHQTVTVQVADAPRADEIIIGLAAASAGRPKARLAPLSSER; translated from the coding sequence ATGAAGGTCCGCAAGACAGTCACCCAGGTGGAAGAGACCATCACCGAGAACGGCCGGCCCGTGGACCCGCCCAGCCGCATCGCGGTCGTGCTCGCCGTCATCGAGAATCCGTGGCACGGCGCGGGATACGTGGAAGATCTGTTGCCTGCCATCGACGACGTGGCACCGGCGCTCGGCGCGCTGCTCGCGCCACTGGTCGTCGAGGCCCTCGGCCGGCCCGTCGAGGCCTACGGCAAGGCCGCGATCGTCGGTCTGGGCGGGGAGGTCGAACACGGTTCGGGCCTCATCCACACCCTCAAGTTCGGCAACTTCTTCCGGGACGCCGCGAACGCCACAACCCTGCTGCCCGCGGTCGAGAAAGTCGCACCTGCCGGTGTGTCGTTCGACATCCCGCTCAAGCATGTCACCGACGCCACGATCCGCTCGCACCATCAGACCGTCACCGTCCAGGTCGCCGACGCGCCGCGGGCCGACGAGATCATCATCGGTCTGGCCGCGGCCAGCGCGGGCAGGCCCAAGGCGCGGCTCGCGCCGCTGTCCAGCGAACGATGA
- a CDS encoding ester cyclase — protein MTHKENVVAAWHHAWNDGDLTGLEALLAPDYRRHSRTGTADRREFLAALEATRVAFPDLRTHVEHLAEDGDLVAVNWRSEGTHLGPFHELPVTRRRITTSGMTFARFAGGQVQEEWVSWESGDLFANLGVVNLWEY, from the coding sequence GTGACCCACAAGGAGAACGTGGTGGCCGCCTGGCACCACGCGTGGAACGACGGTGACCTGACGGGGCTCGAGGCGCTGCTGGCGCCGGACTACCGCAGGCACAGCCGCACCGGGACGGCGGACCGGCGCGAGTTCCTCGCCGCGCTGGAGGCCACCCGGGTGGCCTTCCCCGACCTGCGCACCCACGTCGAACACCTCGCCGAGGATGGCGACCTGGTGGCGGTGAACTGGCGCAGCGAGGGAACCCACCTCGGCCCGTTCCACGAACTTCCGGTCACGCGCAGGCGGATCACCACGAGCGGCATGACGTTCGCCCGGTTCGCCGGCGGCCAGGTCCAGGAGGAATGGGTGTCCTGGGAGAGCGGCGACCTGTTCGCGAACCTCGGCGTCGTCAATCTCTGGGAGTACTGA
- a CDS encoding Lrp/AsnC family transcriptional regulator: protein MRGPDHPVPGFLPGVFPLSGGDGGSTGLSEADRALIRALQADGRQSFVALSRELDIPERTIRRRVNQLLADQVIQITAVTDPAILGYRVAALVGLHFDGRRNIRGLITSVTQAAAVDYAVITTGRYDALVEVLCRDTSELLSVVHESLAQLPGVRGVEIFPYLQLYYQEPGWDAAQQKAHNGVRDARGPLDATDRKIVAELSGDGRLAFAVIGERLGMSESQVRKRVTRLLAERIIRITAIANPRSLGFENQVWVAIRCTPGHSVADLAETLTRIPSITYVAACAGRFDIFAEAVCRSTQDMARLVDAEIRTLTGVAHTELMLCLDLYYRAVQPPFEAE from the coding sequence ATGCGCGGACCTGACCACCCGGTGCCCGGTTTTCTGCCAGGGGTGTTCCCGCTGTCCGGCGGCGACGGCGGGAGCACCGGGCTCAGCGAGGCCGACCGCGCTCTGATCCGCGCCCTGCAGGCCGATGGCCGGCAGTCCTTCGTGGCGTTGTCGCGGGAGCTCGACATTCCGGAGCGGACCATCCGGCGCCGAGTGAACCAGCTGCTCGCGGACCAGGTCATCCAGATCACCGCGGTCACCGATCCGGCCATCCTCGGCTACCGGGTGGCCGCGCTGGTCGGGCTGCACTTCGACGGCAGGCGGAACATCCGGGGGTTGATCACGTCCGTCACCCAGGCCGCCGCCGTCGACTATGCCGTGATCACCACCGGGCGTTACGACGCTCTCGTCGAGGTGCTGTGCCGGGACACGAGCGAACTGCTGTCGGTGGTGCACGAGTCGCTGGCACAGCTGCCCGGGGTGCGCGGCGTGGAGATCTTCCCCTACCTGCAGCTGTACTACCAGGAACCGGGGTGGGACGCCGCCCAGCAGAAGGCCCACAACGGTGTGCGCGACGCCCGTGGCCCGCTCGACGCGACGGACCGGAAGATCGTCGCCGAGCTGAGCGGCGACGGGCGACTGGCGTTCGCCGTCATCGGGGAGCGGCTGGGCATGTCCGAATCCCAGGTCCGCAAGCGGGTCACCCGCCTGCTCGCCGAGCGGATCATCCGGATCACGGCCATCGCCAACCCCCGCAGCCTCGGTTTCGAGAACCAGGTGTGGGTGGCGATCCGTTGCACCCCGGGGCACAGCGTCGCGGATCTTGCCGAGACCCTGACGAGAATTCCCTCGATCACCTACGTCGCCGCATGTGCCGGCCGCTTCGACATCTTCGCCGAAGCGGTCTGCCGCAGCACCCAGGACATGGCCCGCCTGGTCGACGCCGAGATCAGAACGCTGACCGGGGTCGCGCACACCGAGCTGATGCTCTGCCTCGACCTGTACTACCGCGCAGTCCAGCCACCTTTCGAAGCTGAGTGA
- a CDS encoding alpha/beta fold hydrolase, whose protein sequence is MTATDRLVLLHGVGLDGTMWTDLRPLLPAPAVAPDLLGHGTRSPLTGPTSLPALAEDVADTLAEPVHLIGFSLGGLVAQQLALSHPDKVASLVLVSTVADRTPDERAAVRARYHRAAESFEASARAAVDRWFSPGFRRSRPHLPPLVSDTLLANDRDSYLACYRVFAEADADLWPHLTRIVAPTLVITGGRDTGSTPDMARRLAGRIPDARAVVVEDAAHLLPLEQPRVLAKAITEHLSTSDKRTDHP, encoded by the coding sequence ATGACCGCGACGGACCGCCTGGTGCTCCTGCACGGTGTCGGGCTCGACGGGACGATGTGGACGGACCTCCGGCCCCTGCTGCCCGCCCCGGCCGTGGCGCCCGATCTTCTCGGGCATGGCACGCGGTCCCCGCTGACCGGACCCACCTCACTGCCCGCGCTGGCCGAGGACGTCGCGGACACCCTCGCCGAGCCGGTCCATCTCATCGGCTTCTCGCTGGGCGGGCTGGTCGCCCAGCAGCTGGCGCTGAGTCACCCGGACAAGGTCGCGAGCCTCGTGCTGGTCAGCACAGTCGCCGACCGCACCCCGGACGAACGCGCGGCCGTGCGCGCCCGCTACCACCGCGCTGCCGAGTCTTTCGAAGCCAGTGCTCGGGCGGCGGTCGACCGGTGGTTCTCGCCTGGCTTCCGGCGATCCAGGCCGCACCTGCCGCCGCTCGTGTCGGACACGCTGCTGGCCAACGACCGCGACTCCTACCTGGCCTGCTACCGGGTTTTCGCCGAAGCCGACGCCGACCTGTGGCCACACCTGACCCGGATCGTCGCACCCACCCTGGTGATCACGGGTGGCCGCGACACGGGGTCGACACCGGACATGGCCCGGCGGCTGGCGGGCCGCATCCCGGATGCGCGGGCCGTCGTCGTCGAGGACGCGGCGCACCTGCTTCCCCTCGAGCAACCCCGGGTACTGGCAAAGGCGATCACCGAGCATCTGTCCACATCAGACAAGAGGACGGACCACCCATGA
- a CDS encoding aldehyde dehydrogenase, with amino-acid sequence MTATRQHYIDGKWCDAVRRGTFDSIDPSTGQPIYRAARGTTEDVDSAVRAARRAFESPEWSNLSATRRGHLLRRLGDLIGENAELLARAESQDNGKLLREMRGQLVTLPEWFYYFGGIADKVQGDVIPALNPAILNYTLREPIGVVGAISPWNSPLLLTAMKLAPALAAGNTVVVKPSEHTSASLLDLMPLVEQAGIPAGVINVVTGFGAEAGDALIRHPGVDKIAFTGGTETGRRIAAVAGDRLVPVTLELGGKSPNIIFADADPHNAAMGVVAGIFAAAGQTCVGGSRVLVHRSLHDEILARVAERARTIVVGDPLDAATEIGPLAFAAHRERVESFVAGALEQGARLETGGRRPSGRDGTELPGWFYEPTLFSGVRNDMKIAREEIFGPVAGLIPFDSDEEAISIANDSDYGLAAGVWTADVGRAHRVAAKLDAGTVWINTYRAMSPMSPLGGFKSSGLGKENGFAVMTQYTRTKSVWVNTDDAPAADPFVMR; translated from the coding sequence ATGACAGCTACACGTCAGCACTACATCGACGGGAAATGGTGCGACGCCGTGCGCCGCGGCACGTTCGACAGCATCGACCCGTCGACCGGGCAGCCGATCTACAGGGCCGCCCGCGGTACGACCGAGGACGTCGACTCGGCAGTGCGGGCCGCGCGCCGCGCGTTCGAGTCGCCGGAGTGGTCGAACCTGAGCGCGACCAGACGGGGACACCTGCTGCGCCGGCTGGGTGACCTCATCGGCGAGAACGCGGAGCTGCTCGCGCGCGCCGAGTCGCAGGACAACGGCAAACTCCTGCGTGAGATGCGCGGGCAGTTGGTCACCTTGCCGGAGTGGTTCTACTACTTCGGCGGGATCGCGGACAAAGTGCAGGGCGATGTCATCCCGGCGCTCAACCCGGCGATCCTCAACTACACCCTGCGTGAGCCGATCGGTGTCGTCGGCGCGATCAGCCCGTGGAACTCACCGCTCCTGCTGACCGCCATGAAACTCGCGCCCGCGCTGGCGGCGGGCAACACCGTCGTCGTCAAGCCCTCCGAGCACACCTCGGCATCCCTGCTGGACCTGATGCCGCTCGTCGAGCAGGCCGGCATCCCGGCCGGCGTGATCAACGTCGTGACCGGGTTCGGCGCCGAAGCCGGGGACGCCCTGATCCGTCATCCCGGCGTGGACAAGATCGCGTTCACCGGCGGCACCGAGACAGGGCGGCGGATCGCGGCCGTGGCGGGTGACCGTCTCGTGCCGGTCACGCTGGAGCTCGGCGGCAAGTCGCCGAACATCATCTTCGCCGACGCCGACCCGCACAACGCGGCGATGGGGGTGGTCGCGGGGATCTTCGCCGCCGCGGGCCAGACGTGCGTGGGCGGGTCCCGCGTTCTCGTGCACCGCAGCCTGCACGACGAGATCCTGGCGCGGGTGGCCGAGCGCGCCCGCACCATCGTGGTCGGCGACCCGCTGGACGCGGCAACTGAGATCGGCCCGCTGGCCTTCGCCGCGCATCGCGAAAGGGTCGAGAGCTTCGTCGCCGGCGCCCTCGAGCAGGGCGCCAGGCTCGAGACCGGAGGCCGGCGGCCGTCGGGTCGCGACGGTACGGAGCTGCCCGGCTGGTTCTACGAACCCACGTTGTTCAGCGGCGTGCGCAACGACATGAAGATCGCGCGGGAAGAGATCTTCGGCCCCGTCGCCGGGCTGATCCCGTTCGATTCCGACGAGGAAGCGATCAGCATCGCGAACGACAGTGACTACGGACTCGCGGCAGGCGTCTGGACCGCGGACGTGGGCCGGGCACACCGCGTCGCGGCGAAGCTCGACGCGGGTACCGTCTGGATCAACACCTACCGCGCCATGTCCCCGATGTCTCCCCTGGGCGGATTCAAATCCAGCGGGCTGGGCAAGGAAAACGGCTTCGCCGTGATGACGCAGTACACGCGGACCAAGAGCGTGTGGGTCAACACCGACGACGCGCCGGCGGCCGACCCGTTCGTCATGCGGTGA
- a CDS encoding amino acid synthesis family protein, translating into MTDPIRKIVTRTEVVLAEGGQPLDRPWRKAVAAAVITNPWLHQGHVSDLGPEVKTLAPKIASALATSITRALGGADNVEAFGKAALVGLDGEVEHGAALIHTPFLGDLFRHIVEGESIIAFGESQAPAGTVLTVPMWHKTAASTRSHYQAVNLSVSDAPRADEILIALGVSAGPRPLARIGDRRTDTAIDPTDILSEVHA; encoded by the coding sequence ATGACCGATCCCATCCGCAAGATCGTCACCCGCACGGAGGTGGTGCTCGCCGAGGGCGGACAGCCCCTCGACAGGCCGTGGCGAAAAGCGGTGGCCGCCGCTGTCATCACCAACCCGTGGCTGCACCAGGGCCACGTTTCCGACCTCGGCCCCGAGGTGAAAACACTCGCCCCGAAGATCGCCTCCGCGCTCGCCACCAGCATCACCCGAGCCCTGGGTGGCGCCGACAACGTCGAGGCGTTCGGTAAGGCCGCTCTCGTCGGGCTGGACGGAGAGGTCGAGCACGGCGCCGCCCTCATCCACACCCCGTTCCTCGGCGACCTGTTCCGCCACATCGTCGAGGGCGAGTCGATCATCGCTTTCGGCGAGTCCCAGGCCCCGGCCGGCACCGTGCTGACCGTGCCGATGTGGCACAAGACGGCCGCCTCCACCCGAAGCCACTACCAGGCCGTGAACCTGTCGGTCAGCGACGCACCGCGCGCCGACGAGATCCTCATCGCCCTCGGCGTCTCCGCGGGGCCGCGGCCCCTCGCCCGCATCGGCGACCGCCGCACCGACACCGCCATCGATCCCACCGACATCCTCAGTGAGGTGCACGCATGA
- a CDS encoding flavin reductase family protein: protein MSSATTVPGEDVRGFHRRFVTGVTIVTTMADGVPRGLAVNAFASVTVSPAVILVCVAKTSSTHEVLFRAERFAVNLLAHDQLPVARTFAAKGADKFAGLAWHQGHHGTPVLDGTCAHLEAEIAHRIRTSTHTVFLGSVLHAHSTPLAPLLYTNSQFYDGSELVPALG, encoded by the coding sequence ATGAGCAGTGCCACCACCGTCCCCGGCGAAGACGTCCGCGGTTTCCACCGGCGGTTCGTCACGGGCGTGACGATCGTGACGACGATGGCGGACGGCGTCCCGCGCGGCCTGGCCGTCAACGCGTTCGCCAGCGTCACCGTCTCCCCCGCGGTCATCCTCGTGTGCGTCGCGAAAACGTCTTCGACCCACGAGGTCCTCTTCCGCGCCGAGCGCTTCGCGGTCAACCTGCTCGCCCACGACCAGCTCCCCGTGGCGAGGACCTTCGCGGCGAAGGGCGCGGACAAGTTCGCCGGACTGGCCTGGCATCAGGGCCACCACGGCACCCCGGTCCTGGACGGCACCTGCGCCCACCTCGAAGCGGAGATCGCCCACCGCATCCGCACCTCGACGCACACCGTCTTCCTCGGTTCCGTCCTCCATGCGCACAGCACCCCGCTCGCGCCCCTGCTCTACACGAACTCCCAGTTCTACGACGGTAGCGAACTGGTACCCGCGTTGGGCTGA
- a CDS encoding amidohydrolase, whose product MDNAADLVLFSNRVVWLADDDPVSPGFVAIRDNDIVATGPREQAQAHIGPETVVKDFAARPVMPGFVDVHAHMEVAARTLYQTVDCRAPRCADVGDVLDTLRAHLDAAVDGWLVGQANLFFDQKLAEKRLPTRAELDSVSTEVAIVVRAGGHVSVLNSPALARAGIDRDYEAADYSITGMPTVERGEDGEPTGVVKEMDNLLPLPRISGENLRHAIRQGVHDLFTVHGVTTIGEISETVEGLREMDRLHRDGELGARLRIYLWTPGTVSLEQACTHADWLGLGAGEDLMRIHGVKMFSDGGYSAASAAMKQPYVLDGHGHHCGQVALSPEQVAAALKQTAAAGLQLAIHANGDRAQEAMCEAIIAAGGAPAGAPAPRIEHAGNLLPEPEATALWRRAGIIPVPQPVFLYTFGDFFPTYLGDYGKRGRFPFRDLLDEGWPITGSSDVWIGSEERATNPFFSIWCTLRRQSFFGEILDGDQRITVAEALRMHTINAAATLGEGDRYGCLEPGKRADVIVLDRDPFACSDDELLDVRVDEVYLGGKLVHTRSGSPA is encoded by the coding sequence ATGGACAACGCTGCGGACCTGGTCCTGTTCTCGAACCGGGTCGTCTGGCTCGCCGACGACGATCCGGTTTCCCCCGGGTTCGTGGCCATCCGCGACAACGACATCGTCGCCACCGGCCCCCGGGAACAGGCCCAGGCGCACATCGGGCCGGAAACCGTCGTCAAGGACTTCGCGGCGCGGCCGGTCATGCCCGGCTTCGTCGACGTGCACGCGCACATGGAGGTCGCCGCCCGCACCCTGTACCAGACCGTCGACTGCCGGGCGCCGCGTTGCGCCGATGTCGGCGACGTCCTCGACACCCTCCGAGCACACCTCGACGCCGCCGTCGACGGCTGGCTCGTCGGCCAGGCCAACCTGTTCTTCGACCAGAAGCTCGCCGAGAAGCGGCTGCCGACCCGCGCCGAGCTCGACTCGGTGAGCACCGAGGTCGCGATCGTGGTCCGCGCCGGCGGCCACGTGAGCGTCCTCAACAGCCCGGCGCTCGCCCGCGCGGGAATCGACCGCGACTACGAGGCCGCCGACTACAGCATCACCGGGATGCCGACCGTCGAACGCGGCGAGGACGGCGAACCGACCGGCGTGGTCAAGGAGATGGACAACCTCCTGCCGTTGCCCCGGATCTCCGGCGAAAACCTGCGCCACGCCATCCGCCAGGGGGTGCACGACCTGTTCACGGTGCACGGTGTCACCACCATCGGGGAGATCTCGGAGACGGTCGAGGGACTGCGCGAGATGGACCGGCTGCACCGCGACGGCGAGCTGGGCGCCCGGCTGCGGATCTACCTGTGGACGCCGGGAACGGTCAGCCTGGAACAGGCGTGCACCCACGCCGACTGGCTCGGACTGGGTGCCGGGGAGGACCTGATGCGCATCCACGGCGTCAAGATGTTCTCCGACGGCGGCTATTCGGCGGCGAGCGCCGCGATGAAGCAGCCCTACGTCCTCGACGGCCACGGCCATCACTGCGGTCAGGTGGCGCTGAGCCCCGAGCAGGTCGCCGCCGCGCTGAAGCAGACGGCGGCGGCGGGTCTCCAGCTCGCGATCCACGCCAACGGCGACCGCGCGCAGGAAGCCATGTGTGAGGCGATCATCGCCGCCGGCGGTGCGCCGGCCGGGGCCCCGGCGCCCCGGATCGAGCACGCCGGCAACCTGCTGCCCGAGCCGGAAGCGACCGCGCTGTGGCGCCGCGCCGGCATCATCCCCGTGCCGCAGCCGGTGTTCCTCTACACCTTCGGCGACTTCTTCCCCACCTACCTCGGTGACTACGGCAAGCGTGGCCGGTTCCCCTTCCGCGACCTGCTCGACGAAGGCTGGCCGATCACCGGCAGCTCGGATGTGTGGATCGGCTCGGAGGAGCGCGCGACCAACCCGTTCTTCAGCATCTGGTGCACCCTGCGGCGGCAGTCGTTCTTCGGGGAGATCCTCGACGGCGACCAGCGGATCACGGTCGCGGAGGCGCTGCGGATGCACACGATCAACGCGGCGGCGACCCTGGGCGAGGGCGACCGCTACGGCTGTCTGGAGCCGGGGAAGCGAGCCGACGTGATCGTGCTGGACCGCGACCCCTTCGCGTGCTCGGACGACGAACTGCTCGACGTGCGGGTGGACGAGGTGTACCTCGGGGGCAAGCTCGTCCATACCCGCTCGGGGAGCCCGGCGTAG
- a CDS encoding GntR family transcriptional regulator, producing the protein MAAGSTRKLVTTNLQEQVADGLRQMIINGELAPGDALSEVTLAETFGISRTPVREALKQLQTEGLVEVRSRVGTFVAAPSRREINELFEMKQLLEGAAARLMAARGDIPELAAMKANVADADAAVAAGETERYAELVHEFHEILIAGADNHKLATHYRILMNQLAYPRLVKTSLAQPGRPLDSEREHHRVLELIRAKDGVGAENLMRQHVQASHHAVMAGLDAVISSA; encoded by the coding sequence ATGGCCGCGGGGTCGACACGCAAGTTGGTCACCACCAATCTGCAGGAACAGGTGGCCGACGGCCTGCGGCAGATGATCATCAACGGGGAGCTCGCCCCCGGCGACGCGCTGTCGGAGGTGACACTGGCCGAGACGTTCGGTATCAGCCGTACGCCGGTGCGCGAGGCACTCAAGCAACTGCAGACCGAAGGCCTCGTCGAGGTCCGGTCCCGCGTCGGCACGTTCGTGGCAGCGCCGTCCCGGCGAGAGATCAACGAGCTGTTCGAGATGAAACAGCTGCTCGAAGGCGCCGCGGCCCGTCTGATGGCCGCGCGCGGCGACATTCCCGAGCTCGCCGCCATGAAAGCGAATGTCGCCGACGCCGACGCCGCGGTCGCGGCCGGCGAGACCGAACGCTACGCGGAGCTGGTGCACGAGTTCCACGAGATCCTCATCGCGGGCGCCGACAACCACAAGCTCGCCACGCATTACCGCATCCTGATGAACCAGCTCGCCTATCCGCGGCTGGTGAAGACCTCGCTGGCGCAGCCGGGCCGGCCGCTGGACTCCGAGCGCGAGCACCACCGCGTTCTGGAACTGATTCGCGCGAAGGACGGGGTGGGTGCGGAGAACCTGATGCGCCAGCATGTCCAGGCCAGTCATCACGCCGTCATGGCGGGTCTCGACGCCGTCATCTCGTCCGCCTGA